In Leucobacter sp. CX169, a single genomic region encodes these proteins:
- a CDS encoding substrate-binding domain-containing protein — MRMMKTAGALSAAAVLALTLAGCTQGDTAAPKAAGEGASVAAATADAPAPFDTEGTKIAIVQQSGQGDYFQQYLNGTRQQAEAIGIDLQVFDAQGDNAKQASQLDQAISSGAEGIIVRHGLPDTLCEGVNKAIDKGIFVIIYDVEIQACAPDAIQTQQSDALMASLVLDQMKADIGEGVDVGYVNYDGIAPLDRRDVVWQEALTANGWKQLFKTGNFTNSSATDTAPMVTASVQANPGVKAIYAPYDEFTKGTLTGLDQVPGTEDILVYGADISNADIELMTAEGSRWVATGATDPNAIGAAVMRTLALHMAGELDVDTVDFPPILVTQDMLLEKKIKNMDDLRAAEPSLNISEVSAADWIPVVSF; from the coding sequence ATGCGAATGATGAAAACAGCTGGTGCGCTCAGCGCCGCAGCCGTCCTGGCGCTCACCCTCGCGGGCTGCACGCAGGGCGACACCGCCGCCCCGAAGGCCGCGGGCGAGGGCGCGAGCGTCGCGGCAGCGACCGCCGACGCCCCCGCTCCGTTTGACACCGAGGGCACCAAGATTGCCATCGTGCAGCAGTCGGGCCAGGGCGACTACTTCCAGCAGTACCTGAACGGCACGCGCCAGCAGGCCGAGGCCATCGGTATCGACCTGCAGGTGTTCGACGCGCAGGGCGACAACGCCAAGCAGGCGTCGCAACTTGACCAGGCGATCTCGTCCGGCGCCGAGGGCATCATTGTGCGCCACGGCCTCCCCGACACGCTCTGCGAGGGCGTCAACAAGGCCATCGACAAGGGCATCTTCGTCATCATCTACGACGTCGAGATCCAGGCCTGCGCGCCCGACGCCATCCAGACGCAGCAGTCCGATGCGCTCATGGCCTCGCTCGTGCTCGACCAGATGAAGGCCGACATCGGCGAGGGCGTCGACGTCGGCTACGTCAACTACGACGGCATCGCCCCGCTCGACCGCCGCGACGTCGTGTGGCAGGAAGCCCTCACCGCGAACGGCTGGAAGCAGCTGTTCAAGACGGGCAACTTCACCAACTCTTCCGCGACCGACACGGCCCCCATGGTGACCGCCTCGGTGCAGGCGAACCCGGGCGTCAAGGCGATCTACGCGCCGTACGACGAGTTCACCAAGGGCACGCTCACCGGCCTCGACCAGGTTCCCGGCACCGAGGACATCCTCGTCTACGGCGCCGACATCTCGAACGCCGACATCGAGCTCATGACCGCCGAGGGCAGCCGCTGGGTCGCCACCGGCGCGACCGACCCGAACGCCATCGGCGCTGCCGTCATGCGCACGCTCGCGCTGCACATGGCCGGCGAGCTCGACGTTGACACGGTCGACTTCCCGCCGATCCTGGTCACCCAGGACATGCTGCTCGAGAAGAAGATCAAGAACATGGATGACCTCCGCGCGGCCGAGCCGTCGCTGAACATCTCGGAAGTTTCGGCCGCGGACTGGATCCCGGTCGTCTCCTTCTAA
- the mtnA gene encoding S-methyl-5-thioribose-1-phosphate isomerase, protein MVRAIEWVNAGTESHIRLLDQTLLPSEETYLEVDSSDVLIDAINRLAVRGAPALGAAGGYGVALALLEGSRKGWSAAETTAAIDAIALARPTAVNLAWGARRVESVAGGDFDRALAEAHAIAVEDEAANRKLSSLGADWLLARVGDRPLRAVTHCNTGALATTAWGTAYGILHELHNRGKLELVYVDETRPLLQGTRLTSWELKNDGINHVVEVDGAAASTILRGLVDFAVIGADRITANGDTANKVGSVALALACARAGIPFVVAAPYSTVDESTLTGDAIEIEERSDDEVLSFAGVRAAAEGVRAFNPAFDVTPHDLISAIVTEHGVVEADRAPQPLYPATSNG, encoded by the coding sequence ATGGTGCGCGCAATTGAATGGGTCAACGCGGGAACCGAGTCTCACATCCGGTTGCTCGATCAGACGCTCCTCCCGAGCGAAGAGACCTACCTCGAGGTCGACTCAAGCGATGTGCTCATCGACGCGATCAACCGCCTCGCCGTGCGCGGTGCCCCGGCACTCGGCGCCGCGGGCGGGTACGGCGTGGCACTCGCGCTGCTCGAGGGATCACGCAAGGGCTGGAGCGCGGCCGAGACGACCGCGGCGATCGACGCGATCGCCCTCGCCCGTCCGACCGCGGTCAATCTCGCCTGGGGTGCGCGCCGAGTCGAGTCGGTCGCCGGCGGGGATTTCGACCGCGCCCTCGCCGAGGCGCACGCGATTGCCGTTGAGGACGAGGCGGCAAACCGCAAGCTCTCGTCGCTCGGCGCCGACTGGCTGCTCGCCCGCGTCGGGGACCGCCCCCTGCGCGCAGTGACCCACTGCAACACCGGCGCGCTCGCCACCACTGCGTGGGGCACGGCATACGGGATCCTGCACGAACTGCACAACCGAGGCAAGCTCGAGCTCGTCTATGTCGATGAGACGCGCCCCCTCCTGCAGGGCACGCGCCTGACCAGCTGGGAATTGAAGAACGACGGCATCAACCACGTCGTCGAGGTGGACGGCGCTGCGGCCTCGACCATCCTCCGCGGACTCGTCGACTTCGCCGTCATCGGCGCCGACCGCATTACTGCCAACGGTGACACCGCGAACAAGGTCGGCAGCGTCGCGCTCGCCCTCGCCTGCGCGCGCGCCGGAATCCCCTTCGTCGTCGCCGCGCCCTACTCAACCGTCGACGAGTCGACGCTCACGGGCGACGCCATCGAGATCGAAGAGCGCTCGGACGACGAGGTGCTCTCGTTCGCTGGCGTCCGCGCCGCCGCCGAGGGCGTTCGGGCGTTCAACCCCGCCTTCGACGTCACCCCCCATGATCTGATCTCTGCCATCGTGACCGAGCACGGAGTAGTCGAGGCCGATCGCGCGCCTCAACCGCTCTACCCCGCCACGAGCAACGGCTAG
- a CDS encoding GntR family transcriptional regulator: protein MAKPGSRVALVGDGVRASIRSGEYGAGDRLPTEATLAELYGVSRPTVRAALRELEVGGLVNTRHGVGSFVVERPAVHVGLERLDSISESIRATGKEPGMVFKARNLRPLLPDEAEKLGVPGDTLALELRRTILADNVVVAFSYDLMPVGVFPEGGDPESVRGSLFEYLRVDRGMHPHHAVAEIHAVQSDHIAWETPPGQSALYVLLDQVHFDHADRALLYSRTYFLEGRYVFSIQRTT from the coding sequence GTGGCAAAGCCAGGATCCCGGGTAGCGCTGGTGGGCGACGGAGTGCGGGCATCGATCCGTTCGGGGGAGTACGGTGCGGGCGATCGCCTCCCGACCGAAGCGACGCTCGCCGAGCTCTACGGCGTCTCTCGCCCGACGGTGCGGGCAGCGCTGCGCGAACTTGAGGTCGGCGGTCTCGTAAACACCCGGCACGGAGTGGGGTCGTTCGTTGTTGAACGCCCTGCGGTGCACGTGGGGCTCGAACGCCTCGATTCCATTTCCGAGTCGATTCGCGCGACCGGCAAAGAGCCGGGGATGGTGTTCAAGGCCAGGAACCTCCGGCCGCTGCTGCCCGACGAGGCCGAGAAACTCGGGGTTCCCGGGGACACGCTGGCGCTCGAACTGCGCCGAACGATCCTGGCCGACAACGTGGTGGTCGCCTTTTCGTACGACCTCATGCCGGTCGGCGTGTTCCCTGAGGGCGGCGACCCGGAATCGGTGCGGGGCTCGCTGTTCGAGTACCTCCGGGTCGACCGTGGCATGCACCCGCACCATGCCGTCGCCGAGATCCATGCCGTGCAGTCGGACCACATCGCGTGGGAGACCCCGCCCGGCCAGTCCGCCCTGTACGTCCTGCTCGATCAGGTGCACTTCGATCACGCGGACCGGGCGCTCCTGTACTCGCGCACGTACTTCCTCGAGGGGCGTTATGTCTTCTCGATCCAGCGGACGACGTAG
- a CDS encoding MFS transporter, with protein sequence MTTAPSIDLSHVTDGMRRARTALFVVFFAQGLGFGALFARLPTIKDRFDFSDSTLALLTLALPLLAGAATLITGSVVQRVHSDIVLRWALIAELVALVAIGFADSLVVLIPAWLVMGIAFGTVDATMNMKAVALQERYRKSIVVGFYAIYSTAGIVASLAAAGTAAAGWPLWVFFALIFLLVMPFVLRYGPALVHARIGAALTDQVERGALKVRVPWLPVVGIGVVLTSAYFIESSASSWGSVYLHDTLLAPESIAALAYGGYSAAMLIGRLSADRLIRKFGPTRVIQVCSMIALVGMVAVVFAPVPAVALIGFALAGGGLCVIAPLAFAAAGTLDTSGVAVARANTFTYVGFLLGAALIGPIADLSSMRIAYVISVVLAVVILLFAKNLGRRLEATVA encoded by the coding sequence ATGACCACCGCACCATCGATTGATCTGAGTCACGTCACGGACGGCATGCGGCGCGCCCGCACCGCCCTGTTCGTCGTCTTCTTCGCGCAAGGGCTCGGCTTCGGCGCGCTCTTCGCCCGCCTTCCCACCATCAAGGACCGCTTCGACTTCAGCGACTCGACCCTCGCGCTGCTCACCCTCGCGTTGCCGCTGCTCGCCGGCGCCGCGACACTCATCACCGGCAGCGTGGTGCAGCGCGTGCACAGCGACATTGTGCTGCGCTGGGCGCTCATCGCCGAGCTGGTCGCGCTCGTCGCGATCGGCTTCGCCGACTCGCTCGTCGTCCTCATCCCCGCCTGGCTCGTGATGGGCATCGCGTTCGGCACCGTCGACGCGACCATGAACATGAAGGCGGTCGCGCTGCAGGAGCGGTACCGCAAGAGCATCGTCGTCGGCTTCTACGCGATCTACAGCACCGCGGGCATCGTCGCGTCGCTCGCCGCCGCCGGCACCGCCGCCGCGGGCTGGCCACTCTGGGTGTTCTTCGCGCTCATCTTCCTGCTCGTCATGCCGTTCGTGCTGCGCTACGGCCCGGCGCTCGTGCACGCCCGGATCGGCGCGGCTCTCACCGACCAGGTCGAGCGCGGCGCCCTCAAGGTCCGCGTGCCGTGGCTGCCGGTCGTCGGCATCGGCGTCGTGCTGACGTCCGCCTACTTCATCGAGTCGTCCGCGTCGAGTTGGGGCTCGGTCTACCTTCACGACACCCTGCTCGCGCCCGAGAGCATCGCCGCCCTCGCCTACGGTGGCTACAGCGCCGCGATGCTGATCGGCCGCCTCAGCGCCGACCGCCTGATCCGGAAGTTCGGCCCGACCCGCGTCATCCAGGTCTGCTCGATGATCGCGCTCGTCGGCATGGTGGCCGTGGTGTTCGCCCCGGTGCCCGCGGTGGCGCTCATCGGCTTCGCGCTCGCCGGCGGCGGCCTCTGCGTGATCGCGCCGCTCGCCTTTGCCGCGGCTGGCACGCTCGACACGAGCGGCGTCGCCGTCGCCCGCGCGAACACGTTCACCTACGTGGGGTTCCTCCTCGGCGCGGCTCTCATCGGCCCGATCGCCGACCTGAGCTCGATGCGGATCGCCTATGTGATCTCGGTCGTGCTCGCCGTCGTGATCCTGCTGTTCGCGAAGAACCTGGGGCGCCGACTGGAGGCGACGGTGGCGTAG
- a CDS encoding class I adenylate-forming enzyme family protein, translating to MTLTLPELRTFADYLGHYARTTPDADAVWHDGRVRSYRELDADVNAMAASLTAAGVRPGDRVAQLSAPRPEFLVALLAANRIGAVWVGLNPRYTSRELAHVIGNARPRVILSPAAIDDRDLAAEVAALADEFDVPGRFLVGPGSPSAKLPALPDPVPFTPAVVDPDSPATIVYTSGSSGAPKGAVLTHRGLVYASRVEANVLGIVAPRVPCNLPVNHVACLADLTGTTLIAGGMLALFETFDPGEMLQRIEELRLTNLMNVPTVLQYITLHPDFAVRDLSSLQFVVWGGAPLPVDVIRLFRARSVGLMAVYGMTETIASITFTGHGAGDEVLAETVGHPDPAIRVRLADAHDAPVEPGEQGEIQLQHAGLFTEYFGDPGATERAFTADGWFKSGDIGVFRPDGNLRLVGRLSDMIKSGGYNVYPREIELCLERHPAIALSAVIGRPDDTFGEVGTAYIVAHPGAHVDDETLRAFCREHLANYKVPKEFVIVDELPLLPVGKVDKPALRRRARDAAHAS from the coding sequence ATGACGCTCACGCTTCCCGAGCTCCGTACCTTCGCCGACTACCTCGGCCACTACGCGCGAACGACCCCCGACGCCGACGCCGTCTGGCACGACGGCCGCGTGCGCTCGTACCGCGAACTCGATGCGGACGTGAACGCGATGGCCGCGTCGCTGACCGCCGCGGGCGTTCGCCCTGGAGATCGCGTCGCACAGCTCTCGGCTCCGCGCCCGGAGTTTCTCGTCGCGCTGCTCGCCGCGAATCGCATCGGCGCGGTCTGGGTGGGGCTGAACCCGCGCTATACGAGCCGCGAGCTCGCCCACGTGATCGGCAACGCGCGGCCCCGCGTCATCCTGTCGCCCGCCGCGATCGACGACCGCGATCTGGCGGCCGAGGTCGCGGCGCTCGCCGACGAGTTCGACGTGCCCGGGCGCTTCCTGGTGGGGCCTGGCTCCCCCTCGGCGAAGCTTCCCGCTCTGCCGGATCCGGTGCCGTTCACCCCGGCCGTAGTCGATCCCGACTCCCCCGCGACGATCGTCTATACGTCGGGCTCGAGCGGGGCACCGAAGGGCGCGGTGCTCACCCATCGCGGCCTCGTCTACGCCTCCCGCGTCGAGGCGAACGTGCTCGGCATCGTCGCGCCTCGGGTGCCGTGCAACCTGCCCGTCAACCACGTCGCCTGCCTCGCCGACCTCACCGGGACCACGCTCATCGCGGGCGGTATGCTCGCCCTCTTCGAGACGTTCGACCCCGGCGAGATGCTGCAGCGCATCGAGGAGCTGCGCCTCACCAACCTCATGAACGTGCCGACGGTGCTGCAGTACATCACGCTGCACCCCGACTTCGCGGTGCGCGACCTCTCGAGCCTCCAGTTCGTTGTCTGGGGCGGCGCGCCGCTGCCCGTCGACGTGATCCGGCTGTTCCGCGCCCGCAGCGTCGGGCTCATGGCCGTGTACGGCATGACCGAGACCATCGCGTCAATCACGTTCACCGGGCACGGCGCGGGCGACGAGGTGCTCGCCGAGACCGTCGGGCACCCGGATCCTGCCATTCGCGTGCGCCTCGCAGACGCGCATGACGCGCCGGTTGAGCCGGGCGAGCAGGGCGAGATCCAGCTGCAGCACGCGGGGCTCTTCACCGAGTACTTCGGCGACCCCGGGGCGACCGAGCGCGCCTTCACCGCCGACGGCTGGTTCAAGTCGGGCGACATCGGGGTGTTCCGCCCCGACGGCAACCTGCGCCTCGTCGGCCGACTCTCGGACATGATCAAGTCGGGCGGGTACAACGTGTATCCGCGCGAGATTGAGCTGTGCCTCGAGCGCCACCCCGCGATCGCGCTGTCGGCCGTGATCGGGCGGCCCGACGACACCTTCGGCGAGGTCGGCACGGCGTATATCGTGGCTCACCCGGGGGCGCACGTCGACGACGAGACGCTGCGGGCGTTCTGCCGCGAACACCTCGCCAACTATAAGGTTCCCAAGGAGTTTGTCATCGTCGACGAACTCCCCCTCCTCCCCGTCGGAAAGGTCGACAAACCCGCTCTTCGGCGCCGCGCTCGCGACGCCGCCCACGCCAGCTAG
- a CDS encoding MaoC/PaaZ C-terminal domain-containing protein, translated as MPQRRAIALTDLSEHVGEEFFTSDWLEIDADHLSQFAYATYLDPSVTDLTASRNNPLGSSLVDGFLLTSLLTAFHFNHSPVAGEGIYGFNYGMDRVRYTSPVFLGQRIRCVATLAEVEPRPDGTVLVKTDNVIEIEGAEKPAMVARWLSLFATREDGANVAGPAS; from the coding sequence ATGCCGCAGCGCCGCGCCATTGCCCTGACCGACCTGAGCGAGCACGTAGGCGAGGAGTTCTTCACCTCCGACTGGCTCGAGATCGACGCCGACCACCTCAGCCAATTCGCGTACGCGACCTACCTCGACCCAAGCGTCACCGACCTCACGGCGAGCCGCAACAACCCGCTCGGCTCCTCCCTCGTTGACGGCTTCCTGCTCACGAGCCTGCTCACGGCGTTCCACTTCAACCACAGCCCCGTCGCGGGCGAGGGCATCTACGGGTTCAACTACGGCATGGACCGCGTGCGCTACACCTCCCCCGTCTTTCTCGGCCAGCGCATCCGCTGCGTCGCGACGCTCGCAGAGGTCGAGCCGCGCCCCGACGGCACCGTGCTCGTGAAGACCGACAACGTCATCGAGATCGAGGGCGCCGAGAAACCCGCGATGGTCGCCCGCTGGCTCTCGCTGTTCGCCACCCGGGAAGACGGCGCGAACGTCGCGGGCCCGGCCAGCTGA
- a CDS encoding TetR/AcrR family transcriptional regulator: protein MQEDSPDATARAGTAALRRVPRQERGRRAVESVLAATSELLEESGFDSLTTALIAERAGVNIATVYRYYPNKFTIVRELAVELEEERSIAAVSALRVLEDGANWREPVRHAITAMADLRTSRPGARAIRRALQSSAELWDLDHEVNARTARAISRFLRAVQPTLGEAEARNIALTVVTTVASLLDLTIDDAEQEASVQAELIAMVEAYLARRLEG, encoded by the coding sequence ATGCAGGAAGACTCACCTGACGCGACGGCGCGTGCCGGCACTGCGGCGCTGCGCCGTGTGCCGCGGCAGGAACGCGGCCGGCGTGCCGTCGAGTCGGTGCTCGCCGCGACCAGCGAGCTGCTCGAGGAGTCGGGGTTTGACAGCCTGACCACCGCGCTCATCGCTGAGCGCGCGGGCGTCAACATCGCGACCGTCTATCGGTACTACCCGAACAAGTTCACGATCGTGCGCGAGCTTGCGGTTGAGCTTGAGGAGGAACGGTCGATCGCCGCCGTCTCGGCCCTGCGGGTGCTCGAGGACGGCGCGAACTGGCGCGAGCCCGTGCGCCACGCAATCACGGCGATGGCCGATTTGCGCACGAGTCGGCCGGGCGCGCGCGCGATCCGTCGTGCCCTCCAGTCGTCCGCCGAGCTGTGGGACCTCGACCATGAGGTGAACGCCCGCACGGCGCGGGCGATCTCGCGTTTCTTGCGGGCGGTGCAGCCGACGCTGGGTGAGGCCGAGGCGCGAAACATCGCGCTCACGGTGGTGACCACCGTCGCGAGCCTGCTCGATCTGACGATCGACGACGCCGAGCAGGAGGCGTCGGTGCAGGCCGAGCTCATCGCGATGGTCGAGGCGTACCTGGCGAGGCGACTGGAGGGGTAG
- a CDS encoding magnesium and cobalt transport protein CorA: MALIDNAIYVAGARVSSPKNLDETYEQLHQSGGMAWIGLYRPDDAEILSVAQEFALHPLAVEDALKGHQRSKLERFGETLFVVLRPARYLDAEEQVEFGEVSLFLGPGFAVTVRHAEKPDLANVRLRMEANPELLALGPEAVLYAVLDEVVDAYAPVIAGLENDIDEIEDQLFGGDPSVSRRIYELLGEVIEFQRATVPLRGMLDSLLRGSEKYQVEVELQRSFRDVLDHVLRVTERADSFRVLLENALTVHATLVTQQQNDEMRRLSEAGLAQNEETRRLSEVGLAQNEEVKKISAWAAILFAPTLVGTIYGMNFDHMPELHWSFGYPMAVAAMGVCGFVLYKVFKRRRWL, encoded by the coding sequence ATGGCCCTCATTGACAACGCAATCTACGTCGCAGGAGCGCGCGTCTCGAGCCCGAAGAACCTCGACGAGACATACGAACAGCTCCACCAAAGCGGCGGCATGGCCTGGATTGGACTGTACCGCCCCGATGACGCCGAGATCCTCAGCGTCGCGCAGGAGTTCGCACTGCACCCGCTCGCCGTAGAAGATGCGCTCAAGGGGCATCAGCGGTCCAAACTCGAACGTTTCGGCGAGACGCTCTTCGTGGTGCTGCGCCCGGCTCGGTACCTCGACGCCGAGGAACAGGTGGAGTTCGGCGAGGTGAGCCTCTTCCTCGGGCCGGGCTTCGCCGTGACGGTCCGTCACGCCGAGAAGCCGGATCTCGCCAACGTGCGCCTCCGGATGGAGGCGAACCCCGAGCTGCTCGCGCTGGGGCCCGAAGCAGTGCTGTACGCCGTACTCGACGAGGTGGTTGACGCCTACGCGCCGGTGATTGCGGGACTCGAGAACGACATCGACGAGATCGAGGACCAGCTCTTCGGGGGCGACCCCTCGGTGTCGCGGCGCATCTACGAACTGCTCGGCGAGGTGATCGAGTTCCAGCGGGCGACGGTGCCGCTGCGCGGCATGCTCGACTCGCTGCTGCGCGGGTCCGAGAAGTATCAGGTCGAGGTCGAGCTGCAGCGCTCGTTTCGTGACGTGCTCGACCACGTCCTGCGCGTCACCGAGCGCGCCGACTCGTTCCGCGTACTGCTCGAAAACGCGCTGACCGTGCACGCGACGCTCGTGACCCAGCAGCAGAACGACGAGATGCGGCGGCTGTCCGAGGCGGGGCTGGCGCAGAACGAGGAGACCCGGCGGCTCTCGGAGGTCGGTCTCGCGCAGAACGAAGAGGTGAAGAAGATCTCGGCCTGGGCCGCGATCCTGTTCGCCCCGACGCTCGTGGGCACCATCTACGGCATGAACTTCGACCACATGCCCGAGCTGCACTGGTCATTCGGGTACCCCATGGCGGTCGCGGCGATGGGCGTGTGTGGCTTCGTGCTCTACAAGGTCTTCAAGCGGCGGCGCTGGCTGTAA
- a CDS encoding VOC family protein: MALHWKLVVDCAGPNRLADFWAAALGYEVEDPSALIAQLLAAGQLPPAAVVDYAGGQRFAGLAAVRHPDEPYDGLSGVGQGRRILFQAVPEAKVVKNRLHLDLHDDSGDLEGLVVRLEQLGASRVEHVDQGPAGRWWVMRDPEGNEFCAAG; the protein is encoded by the coding sequence ATGGCCCTGCACTGGAAGCTCGTTGTTGACTGCGCCGGCCCCAATCGGCTTGCGGACTTTTGGGCGGCCGCGCTCGGCTACGAGGTCGAGGACCCGAGCGCGCTGATCGCGCAGCTGCTCGCCGCCGGCCAGCTGCCCCCGGCCGCCGTGGTCGACTACGCGGGAGGCCAGCGCTTCGCCGGGCTCGCCGCGGTGCGACACCCCGACGAGCCTTACGACGGCCTGAGCGGCGTCGGACAGGGCCGTCGCATCTTGTTCCAGGCCGTCCCCGAGGCCAAGGTCGTCAAGAACCGGCTGCACCTCGATCTGCACGACGACTCGGGCGATCTCGAAGGCCTCGTCGTGCGCCTCGAGCAGCTCGGCGCCAGCCGGGTGGAGCACGTCGATCAGGGGCCGGCGGGCCGCTGGTGGGTCATGCGCGACCCCGAGGGCAACGAATTCTGCGCGGCGGGGTAG
- a CDS encoding HNH endonuclease family protein: MTASQSVQRTLRQRRKRQAERRLRALVTVAITLGVVYVGTLIVDDPLGKLTSILAPADASGDARQDPPPSTEVPAPEAPVPDGVTQDPTRPHVDAAAASAQLATLPVKGRAPKTGYGRESQFGQPWYDLDRNGCNTRNDVLARDLTVTQLASNGCVVLAGSFIDPYTGVAMQFQHGEATSPLVQIDHVVALSDAWQKGAQQISAEQRLALANDPLNLLAVDGPTNSSKGDSDAASWLPPNHAFRCEYVSRQIAVKARYGLWVTDAERNTMAEVLTGCGA, from the coding sequence TTGACCGCGAGCCAGTCCGTCCAGCGCACCCTCCGCCAGCGCAGAAAGCGCCAGGCCGAGCGCCGGCTCCGCGCCCTCGTGACCGTCGCGATCACCCTCGGCGTCGTGTACGTCGGCACGCTGATCGTCGACGACCCGCTGGGCAAGCTCACCTCGATTCTCGCGCCCGCAGACGCCTCCGGCGACGCCCGGCAGGATCCGCCTCCCTCGACCGAGGTTCCGGCTCCGGAAGCTCCTGTTCCCGACGGAGTAACGCAGGATCCTACCCGCCCACACGTAGATGCCGCCGCCGCGAGCGCGCAGCTTGCCACACTCCCGGTCAAGGGCCGGGCACCCAAGACCGGGTACGGCCGCGAGTCCCAATTCGGCCAGCCTTGGTACGACCTCGACCGCAACGGCTGCAACACGCGCAACGACGTGCTCGCCCGCGACCTGACGGTGACACAGCTCGCGAGTAACGGCTGCGTCGTGCTGGCCGGCTCGTTTATCGACCCCTACACGGGTGTGGCGATGCAGTTCCAGCACGGCGAGGCGACCTCGCCCCTCGTCCAGATCGACCACGTTGTCGCTCTCTCGGATGCCTGGCAGAAGGGCGCCCAGCAGATCAGTGCCGAACAGCGACTCGCGCTCGCGAACGACCCGCTGAACCTCCTCGCCGTCGACGGCCCGACCAACTCGTCCAAGGGCGACTCGGACGCGGCGAGCTGGCTGCCGCCGAATCACGCATTCCGCTGCGAGTATGTTTCCCGCCAGATCGCGGTGAAGGCGAGGTACGGGCTCTGGGTGACCGACGCTGAGCGAAACACCATGGCCGAGGTCCTCACGGGGTGCGGCGCCTAG
- a CDS encoding LacI family DNA-binding transcriptional regulator, whose amino-acid sequence MSMNVRDVAREAGVSVGTVSNVLNRPEIVSPATVERVLAVIERLGFVRNDAARQLRAGRSHTVGLIVLDTRNPFFTDLAHGAQNQALGEGYTVLLGGSDESTERESALLDLFEEQRVAGVLISPVRTDLSRLWRLRESGTPVVLVDRGSSDRSFSSVSVDDVEGGRVATQHLVDIGRRRIAFIGGPLDIEQVAHRLEGAQAVVAQCADTVLTVHPTEALTVLEGRRVAEQLAALPEGQRPDAIFAANDLLAMGVIQALVMTSSLRVPEDVALVGYDDIDFASAAVVPITSVRQPSVEIGKTALHLLLREAAGAEQREQIVFQPELIARDSTLGRR is encoded by the coding sequence ATGAGCATGAACGTGCGCGATGTCGCCCGCGAGGCCGGGGTCTCCGTGGGCACCGTGTCGAACGTGCTCAATCGCCCCGAGATCGTCTCGCCCGCCACCGTCGAACGCGTGCTCGCGGTCATCGAGCGCCTGGGGTTTGTGCGCAATGACGCCGCCAGGCAACTCCGAGCCGGCCGCAGCCACACCGTCGGGCTGATCGTGCTCGATACCCGCAACCCGTTCTTCACCGATCTCGCGCACGGCGCCCAGAACCAGGCGCTGGGCGAGGGATACACCGTGCTGCTCGGCGGCAGCGACGAATCGACCGAACGCGAATCCGCGCTGCTCGATCTGTTCGAAGAGCAGCGGGTCGCGGGGGTGCTCATCTCCCCCGTCCGCACGGACCTCAGCAGGCTCTGGCGCCTGCGCGAGTCCGGCACGCCCGTCGTACTCGTCGACCGAGGGAGCTCTGACCGCTCGTTCTCGTCGGTCTCGGTCGACGACGTCGAGGGCGGCCGGGTCGCCACCCAGCACCTCGTCGACATCGGGCGGCGCAGGATCGCGTTCATCGGCGGCCCCCTCGACATCGAACAGGTGGCGCATCGTCTCGAGGGGGCGCAGGCCGTCGTCGCGCAGTGCGCGGACACGGTACTCACCGTGCACCCGACCGAGGCGCTCACCGTGCTCGAAGGGCGACGCGTGGCCGAGCAGCTCGCGGCACTCCCCGAGGGGCAGCGGCCCGACGCGATCTTCGCCGCCAACGACCTCCTTGCTATGGGGGTGATCCAGGCCCTCGTGATGACGAGCTCGCTGCGGGTCCCCGAAGATGTGGCACTCGTCGGGTACGACGACATCGACTTCGCGAGTGCGGCGGTCGTGCCCATCACCTCGGTGCGCCAGCCGTCCGTCGAGATCGGAAAGACGGCGCTTCACCTGCTGCTGCGCGAGGCAGCCGGCGCCGAACAGCGCGAGCAGATCGTCTTCCAGCCCGAGCTGATCGCGCGCGACTCGACGCTGGGGCGGCGGTAG